From Gemmatimonadota bacterium, a single genomic window includes:
- a CDS encoding SDR family oxidoreductase, protein MRVVVTGGAGFLGSHLCDRLLADGHRVVAVDNLITGRTVNISHNLEKEGFTYLQRDVSKYLDIEGEVDFVMHFASPASPIDFERVPIQILKVGALGTHNALGLAKSKGAGFFLASTSEVYGDPQVNPQPESYWGNVNPIGVRGVYDEAKRFAEALTMAYHRKHGIDTRIVRIFNTYGPRMRPADGRVAPSFITKALRGEPLTIFGEGRQTRSFCYYEDLMEGIVRLVRSGEHDPVNIGNENEITILELAHTIIRLCGSGSEIVFRPLPQDDPQLRRPDTTRAREILGWEAAVSLEEGMKKTIAYFRSLDGNA, encoded by the coding sequence TTGCGCGTTGTCGTAACCGGTGGTGCGGGTTTTCTGGGATCCCATCTGTGCGACCGTCTGCTGGCGGACGGTCACCGGGTCGTCGCCGTGGACAACCTGATCACGGGCCGGACCGTGAACATCTCCCATAACCTGGAAAAAGAAGGATTTACCTATCTCCAGCGGGACGTTTCAAAATACCTGGACATCGAAGGCGAGGTGGACTTCGTCATGCACTTCGCCAGTCCGGCGAGTCCGATCGATTTCGAGCGCGTCCCGATCCAGATCCTGAAGGTCGGCGCCCTGGGCACCCACAACGCCCTCGGCCTGGCCAAGTCCAAGGGCGCGGGCTTCTTCCTCGCGTCCACCTCGGAGGTCTACGGCGACCCGCAGGTCAACCCCCAGCCGGAGAGTTACTGGGGCAACGTCAATCCCATCGGCGTCAGGGGGGTCTACGACGAGGCCAAGCGCTTCGCGGAGGCCCTGACCATGGCCTACCACCGGAAACACGGAATCGACACGCGGATCGTCCGGATCTTCAACACCTACGGTCCCCGGATGCGCCCCGCGGACGGCCGAGTCGCGCCGTCCTTCATCACCAAGGCGCTTCGGGGAGAACCGCTGACGATCTTCGGGGAGGGGCGGCAGACCCGCAGTTTCTGCTACTACGAGGACCTCATGGAAGGCATCGTGCGGTTGGTGCGGTCCGGGGAGCACGACCCGGTGAACATCGGGAACGAGAACGAGATCACCATCCTCGAACTCGCCCACACCATCATCCGCCTTTGCGGATCCGGCAGCGAGATCGTCTTCCGGCCCCTGCCCCAGGACGATCCCCAGCTGCGGCGCCCCGACACGACACGGGCGCGGGAGATCCTGGGCTGGGAAGCCGCGGTCTCCCTCGAAGAAGGCATGAAGAAGACCATCGCGTATTTCAGATCCCTGGACGGGAACGCCTGA
- a CDS encoding phytanoyl-CoA dioxygenase family protein produces MTKSYRALTDSDVDHFIRRGHVVLRDCFSQELAADWRALAFSRLGYDPDDAATWEEPRVHLPSMNRVPIREIAPRAWDAICDLLGGEDRLADTQTSWGDGFIINFSYGADEIWEPPETLSQGWHKDGDFFRHFLDSPEQGLLTIVVWSDILPGSGGTFVACDSVRHVARHLYENPQGLLPSGSFGHLVSNCRDFAEITGNTGDVVLLHPFILHSASRNPSGRARFITNPPVALKEPMDFNRDDPEDFSPVERAVLSGLGRERLDFIPAAPRERLVPDRVRRQQKILDEQKKRLAMG; encoded by the coding sequence ATGACGAAAAGCTACAGGGCGCTGACCGATTCGGACGTAGACCATTTCATTCGACGAGGGCATGTCGTCCTGCGGGACTGTTTTTCACAAGAACTGGCCGCCGACTGGCGCGCGCTCGCCTTCAGTCGTCTCGGCTACGATCCCGATGATGCCGCGACCTGGGAGGAACCCCGCGTGCATCTTCCATCGATGAACCGGGTTCCGATTCGAGAGATCGCGCCGAGGGCATGGGACGCCATCTGCGACCTGCTGGGCGGTGAAGACCGGCTGGCAGATACCCAGACGTCCTGGGGAGATGGTTTTATCATCAACTTCTCCTATGGTGCGGACGAGATATGGGAACCACCGGAGACCCTTAGCCAGGGCTGGCACAAGGACGGTGATTTCTTCCGGCACTTCCTGGACAGTCCGGAGCAGGGATTGTTGACAATCGTCGTATGGTCCGACATACTACCCGGAAGCGGCGGCACGTTTGTCGCCTGTGATTCGGTGCGGCACGTCGCGCGTCATCTTTACGAAAATCCACAGGGCCTGCTGCCCAGCGGCAGTTTCGGCCATTTGGTTTCAAATTGCAGGGACTTCGCGGAAATAACGGGCAACACGGGAGACGTCGTGCTGTTGCATCCGTTCATTCTGCACTCCGCCTCCCGCAACCCGTCAGGCCGTGCCCGCTTTATCACCAATCCCCCGGTCGCGCTCAAGGAACCGATGGATTTCAATCGCGACGATCCCGAGGACTTCTCTCCGGTGGAACGGGCCGTCCTCTCCGGACTGGGAAGAGAACGCCTGGACTTCATACCGGCCGCGCCACGGGAACGATTGGTGCCCGATCGTGTCAGACGACAGCAGAAAATACTGGATGAGCAGAAAAAACGACTCGCCATGGGCTAA
- a CDS encoding TIM barrel protein translates to MFADLRDQATVRSGDELVRHLGSFPFELKISAGVWFFSPSQIRFHEAYMEPYSIEERLDIAGELAEYGLCGIEAHYPNEINEDNAHLYQQLEKDTGVRLITVIPNLFWDAQFEFGSLSSPVPEARRAAIDRVIETLRMNRELDTDFMVVWPGGDGYELNFGTDFYAMWDLFESGLAEALDAVPGIRTAIEPKPYEPRGNNIYRNTTDGILMAQNVDERLRAPGNRALMDEGHAIVGLNPELGHVLMGFEDFPYALSRILRQGRLAHTHWNSQPLGNYDQDLQVGIVSPEQIFAGMYALKMYGYRGYMGIDIFPERIPIRQALINSIDRMKAIAEMTERVDHELVVACMERPDLNRGVIEAHLTRLFHPSSTGLSAMPAYRKGPG, encoded by the coding sequence ATGTTCGCAGACCTTCGGGACCAGGCAACGGTGCGCAGCGGCGATGAACTCGTGCGTCACCTCGGTAGTTTTCCGTTCGAACTGAAGATCTCGGCCGGCGTCTGGTTCTTCTCGCCGTCCCAGATCCGGTTTCACGAAGCCTACATGGAACCCTATTCCATCGAGGAACGCCTGGACATCGCCGGCGAACTGGCGGAATACGGCCTGTGCGGCATCGAGGCCCACTATCCCAATGAGATCAACGAGGACAACGCCCATCTCTACCAGCAACTGGAAAAGGACACGGGCGTGCGGCTGATCACGGTGATCCCCAACCTCTTCTGGGACGCGCAGTTCGAATTCGGCTCCCTGTCCTCCCCTGTGCCCGAGGCGCGCCGCGCCGCCATCGACCGGGTGATCGAAACGCTGCGGATGAACCGGGAACTGGACACGGACTTCATGGTCGTGTGGCCCGGCGGCGACGGCTACGAACTCAATTTCGGGACCGATTTCTACGCCATGTGGGACCTCTTCGAGTCGGGCCTGGCCGAGGCGCTGGACGCCGTGCCGGGGATCCGGACGGCCATTGAACCCAAGCCATACGAGCCCCGCGGAAACAACATCTACCGGAACACCACGGACGGCATCCTGATGGCCCAGAACGTGGACGAGCGGCTCCGGGCCCCCGGGAACCGGGCGCTGATGGACGAGGGCCACGCCATCGTTGGCCTGAATCCGGAACTCGGCCACGTCCTGATGGGCTTCGAGGATTTCCCCTATGCCCTGAGCCGCATCCTCCGGCAGGGCCGGCTGGCCCACACGCACTGGAACAGCCAGCCCCTGGGTAATTACGACCAGGACCTGCAGGTCGGCATCGTATCTCCGGAGCAGATCTTCGCCGGCATGTACGCGCTGAAGATGTACGGCTACCGTGGTTACATGGGCATCGACATCTTCCCGGAGCGCATCCCCATCCGGCAGGCCCTCATCAATTCCATCGACCGCATGAAGGCCATCGCCGAAATGACCGAACGGGTGGACCACGAACTGGTCGTGGCCTGCATGGAGCGCCCCGATCTCAACCGGGGCGTCATCGAAGCCCACCTGACCCGGCTCTTCCATCCTTCCTCGACCGGATTGAGCGCCATGCCGGCATACCGGAAGGGCCCGGGATAG
- a CDS encoding carbon-nitrogen hydrolase family protein → MRVAGVQMDLKLAETEQNLTRVFDAMQTASREGADLAVFPECALTGYCFYDLDEARAYAQPVPGPYTERLERHCRDLDLHIIIGLLEADGSIIYNSAAFIAPNGLIGHYRKIHLPYLGIDRFLSPGDRPFRVYDSDVGQIGLNICYDAAFPESARVMMLHDAELIALPTNWPVGADCNTEFVVNTRAFENRVNYIAVNRVGRERGTNFIGQSKIVDFTGRTLAEGDRSREEIIYADLDLAGAREKHIVNVAKAYELDRLEDRRVEFYGPIVEGEKP, encoded by the coding sequence ATACGGGTCGCCGGCGTGCAGATGGACTTGAAACTCGCCGAGACCGAGCAGAATCTTACCAGGGTGTTCGACGCCATGCAGACGGCCTCCCGCGAGGGGGCCGACCTGGCCGTGTTTCCCGAGTGCGCGCTGACCGGGTACTGTTTTTACGACCTGGACGAAGCCCGGGCGTACGCCCAGCCCGTTCCCGGTCCTTACACGGAGCGCCTGGAACGGCATTGCCGGGACCTCGACCTCCACATCATCATCGGCCTGCTGGAGGCGGATGGGTCGATAATATACAATTCGGCGGCCTTCATCGCGCCCAACGGACTGATCGGGCACTACCGCAAGATCCACCTCCCCTATCTCGGGATCGACCGTTTCCTGTCCCCCGGCGACCGCCCTTTTCGCGTGTACGATTCGGATGTGGGCCAGATCGGGCTCAATATCTGTTACGACGCGGCGTTTCCGGAGAGTGCCCGCGTGATGATGCTCCATGACGCGGAACTGATCGCCCTGCCCACCAACTGGCCGGTCGGCGCCGACTGCAACACCGAGTTCGTGGTCAACACGCGCGCCTTCGAGAACCGCGTCAATTACATCGCCGTGAACCGGGTCGGGCGGGAACGCGGAACCAATTTCATCGGACAGAGCAAGATCGTCGATTTCACCGGGCGCACGCTGGCCGAAGGAGACCGGTCCCGCGAGGAGATCATCTACGCCGACCTGGACCTTGCCGGCGCCCGGGAGAAGCACATCGTGAACGTGGCCAAGGCCTATGAACTCGACCGCCTGGAAGACCGCCGGGTGGAGTTCTACGGACCCATCGTCGAGGGAGAAAAACCTTGA
- the lipB gene encoding lipoyl(octanoyl) transferase LipB encodes MLPCWVVRAKQTGTMEYGVALSLQRSLLAARRSGLIDNVLLLLEHPPTYTIGRRLRASEHLLYGEETLWTRGIRVYETDRGGDITCHGPGQLVGYTIFDIAAWYQDVYRYLRDLEAAIIGCLGDFGIEGRRLEGITGVWADDRKVAALGIRVSWWIAMHGFSLNVRPDLSLYEGIVPCGIADREVTSMERLLGRPVSMEEVEKSLLRNLGDVFGMAFEETSLPELQQRL; translated from the coding sequence GTGCTGCCTTGCTGGGTTGTTCGGGCCAAGCAGACCGGCACGATGGAATACGGCGTGGCGCTGTCTCTTCAGCGGAGTCTGCTTGCGGCGCGTCGTTCCGGCCTGATCGACAATGTGCTCCTGTTGCTCGAACACCCTCCCACGTACACGATCGGTCGTCGGCTGAGAGCCAGCGAACACCTGCTCTACGGGGAAGAAACGCTTTGGACCCGCGGCATTCGGGTTTACGAAACGGACCGGGGCGGAGACATCACCTGCCACGGCCCCGGCCAGTTGGTGGGGTACACGATCTTCGATATCGCGGCATGGTACCAGGACGTCTACCGGTACCTGCGCGATCTCGAGGCCGCGATCATCGGGTGCCTGGGAGATTTCGGTATCGAGGGTCGCCGCCTGGAGGGGATTACAGGGGTTTGGGCGGATGACCGGAAGGTCGCGGCCCTGGGCATCAGGGTCAGCTGGTGGATCGCCATGCACGGGTTCTCCTTGAACGTGCGTCCCGACCTCTCCCTGTACGAGGGGATCGTCCCGTGCGGCATCGCCGACCGCGAGGTCACCTCGATGGAGCGGTTGCTCGGACGGCCGGTATCGATGGAGGAGGTGGAGAAAAGCCTGCTCCGGAACCTTGGCGACGTTTTCGGCATGGCTTTCGAGGAGACGAGCCTGCCCGAACTGCAGCAGAGACTATGA
- a CDS encoding thiamine pyrophosphate-dependent dehydrogenase E1 component subunit alpha has protein sequence MNVETAPALSDPDLAASDLDDLGLGREDYRILYQTMRLQREFEERVYRLFRQGRLVGAAYAGAGHEAIAAGSAYALGDADILVPMHRVIGAHFLRGHTARDMMCQYLGRANGPTAGKDGNMHCGNWDHHIVGMISHLGANIPVAAGVALASKVRGGGAVSLTYIGEGGSSIGDFHEGLNFAAVHSLPMVLIVENNKFAYSTPTRYEYACENIVDRARGYGIEGALVDGTDVRAVYKATRDAVDLAREGGGPTLIEARCTRLLGHAQHDDAFYVPKDIMEDGWNNDPVTKAENLLLERKYFTREEIEGIQEEVKGIVDDAVDYAEQSPLPEPEEALQGVYAD, from the coding sequence ATGAACGTTGAGACCGCCCCCGCCCTGTCCGACCCCGACCTTGCCGCGTCCGACCTGGACGATCTCGGCCTCGGCCGGGAAGACTACCGAATCCTCTACCAAACCATGCGCCTTCAGCGGGAATTCGAAGAGCGCGTATATCGTCTCTTCCGGCAGGGCCGGCTCGTGGGCGCGGCCTACGCCGGCGCGGGCCACGAGGCCATCGCCGCGGGAAGCGCCTACGCCCTGGGCGACGCGGACATCCTGGTCCCCATGCACCGGGTGATCGGCGCTCACTTCCTCCGTGGACACACCGCGCGGGACATGATGTGCCAGTACCTGGGTCGGGCCAACGGACCGACCGCCGGCAAAGACGGCAATATGCACTGCGGCAACTGGGATCACCACATCGTCGGGATGATCAGCCACCTCGGCGCGAACATACCCGTGGCCGCGGGCGTGGCCCTGGCCAGCAAGGTCCGTGGCGGCGGGGCGGTCTCCCTGACCTACATCGGCGAAGGCGGTTCGAGTATCGGCGATTTCCACGAAGGACTCAACTTCGCGGCCGTGCACAGCTTGCCCATGGTGCTGATCGTCGAGAACAACAAGTTCGCCTACTCCACGCCCACCCGTTACGAGTACGCCTGCGAAAACATCGTCGACCGGGCCCGGGGTTACGGCATCGAAGGCGCGCTGGTGGACGGCACGGACGTCCGCGCCGTGTACAAGGCGACGAGGGATGCCGTGGATCTCGCCCGGGAGGGCGGCGGCCCGACCCTGATCGAAGCCCGTTGCACGCGGCTGCTCGGCCATGCCCAGCACGACGACGCCTTCTACGTCCCGAAGGACATCATGGAGGACGGGTGGAACAACGATCCGGTCACGAAGGCCGAAAACCTCCTGCTGGAACGGAAGTACTTCACCCGTGAGGAAATCGAAGGGATCCAGGAAGAAGTCAAGGGCATCGTCGACGACGCGGTCGATTACGCGGAACAAAGCCCCTTGCCCGAACCCGAAGAAGCGCTCCAGGGCGTCTACGCGGACTGA
- a CDS encoding alpha-ketoacid dehydrogenase subunit beta, with protein MPPVTYLEAISSGLREEMERDESVFCLGEDIGVYGGAFKITKGFLDDFGEDRVIDAPVAESVIIGAAMGAALMGMRPVAEMQFADFITCGFNQLVNNVAKTHYRWGAAVPLVVRCPSGAIGNAGPFHSQNPEAWFCKVPGLKVVAPATTYDAKGLLKSSIRDNNPVLYFEHKGLYRFPRIREEIPEEDYTVPIGKAAVRREGGDATIVTYGKMVFHSLDAAETLASEGVETEVIDLRSLLPYDKQAILESVRKTNRLLVVHEDTLTGGFGGEIAAVVAEEAFEHLDAPVRRLAAIDTPVPFSPPLEQYFLPNTEKVTTALRDLLAY; from the coding sequence ATGCCGCCCGTAACCTACCTTGAAGCCATTTCGTCCGGACTCCGCGAAGAAATGGAACGGGATGAAAGCGTCTTCTGCCTCGGCGAGGATATCGGCGTCTATGGCGGGGCCTTCAAGATCACGAAGGGTTTCCTGGACGATTTCGGTGAGGACCGCGTGATCGACGCGCCCGTCGCCGAATCCGTGATCATCGGCGCGGCCATGGGTGCGGCACTCATGGGCATGCGGCCCGTGGCCGAAATGCAGTTCGCCGATTTCATCACCTGCGGGTTCAACCAGCTGGTCAACAACGTGGCCAAGACCCACTACCGCTGGGGCGCCGCGGTGCCCCTCGTGGTGCGGTGCCCCTCGGGGGCCATCGGCAACGCCGGTCCCTTCCATTCCCAGAACCCCGAGGCCTGGTTCTGCAAAGTGCCCGGCCTCAAGGTCGTGGCGCCGGCTACGACCTACGACGCGAAAGGCCTGCTCAAGTCTTCGATCCGCGACAACAACCCGGTACTGTACTTCGAGCACAAGGGCCTGTACCGATTTCCCCGGATCCGGGAAGAAATCCCCGAAGAGGACTATACCGTACCCATCGGCAAGGCGGCGGTCCGGCGGGAGGGCGGCGACGCGACGATCGTGACCTACGGCAAAATGGTCTTTCACAGCCTGGACGCCGCGGAAACGCTGGCCAGCGAAGGGGTCGAGACGGAAGTGATCGATCTGAGGTCGCTGCTGCCCTACGACAAGCAGGCCATCCTCGAGTCCGTCCGGAAGACGAACCGGCTCCTGGTCGTCCATGAAGATACGCTGACCGGCGGTTTCGGCGGTGAAATCGCCGCTGTGGTGGCCGAGGAAGCCTTCGAGCATCTCGACGCGCCGGTCCGCAGGCTGGCGGCCATCGACACGCCCGTCCCCTTCAGCCCGCCGCTGGAGCAGTACTTCCTGCCGAACACGGAGAAGGTGACCACGGCCCTGAGGGATCTTTTGGCCTACTGA
- a CDS encoding 2-oxo acid dehydrogenase subunit E2 has protein sequence MNIVMPRLGESVEEGTVIRWLKKVGDPIERDESVVEITTDKIDTDIPAIAGGVLSEIRVAEGTTVAIGVVIGVIDTGDDEDAGLGGPGGPGGPGGPGGPGGPGDAEAAEQAGDSGGAVETIEADELTPAAEAGDGGPLRRRRSDRFYSPLVLRIAREERIDMATLESLEGTGKGGRLTRDDLLSYLERRASRIPEPAAEQEDESEYVSVSRPAGTEEARVVNLDTLRKTIARHMILSKQVSPHVTSVSEVDMTHVVRYRDEARERFQQKTGIRLTLTPFFITAIVDALRANPMLNATMDGDRVLQWKHVNMGLAVGLEKGVVVPVIRHADEMDFSEIAAAAHDLAKRAHDRKLTPDDLQGSTFTLTNPGMWATLFGTPIINQPEAGIIATGSVKKQVVVQADDSLAIRSMMFLSLSFDHRFIDGLNAARFIRDITQNLESFDTDRVGV, from the coding sequence GTGAACATCGTGATGCCCAGACTCGGCGAGAGCGTGGAAGAAGGAACGGTCATCCGCTGGCTGAAGAAAGTCGGCGATCCGATCGAGCGCGACGAGTCTGTGGTAGAGATCACCACCGACAAGATCGACACGGACATCCCCGCCATCGCGGGCGGCGTGCTGAGCGAGATCCGGGTGGCCGAGGGGACGACCGTGGCCATCGGAGTAGTCATCGGCGTCATCGATACGGGGGATGACGAGGACGCCGGACTGGGCGGACCGGGCGGACCGGGCGGACCAGGCGGACCAGGCGGACCCGGCGGACCAGGTGACGCTGAGGCGGCTGAGCAGGCCGGTGATTCCGGTGGAGCAGTAGAGACGATCGAGGCCGATGAACTGACTCCCGCCGCGGAGGCTGGCGACGGCGGGCCATTGAGGCGCAGGCGTTCCGACCGGTTCTACTCCCCCCTCGTGCTGCGCATCGCCCGGGAAGAGCGTATAGACATGGCCACGCTCGAATCCCTGGAAGGAACCGGCAAGGGCGGACGGCTGACCCGGGACGACCTGCTTTCCTACCTGGAACGGCGCGCGTCGCGCATTCCCGAACCGGCCGCGGAACAGGAAGACGAATCGGAATACGTGTCGGTTTCCCGGCCGGCCGGCACCGAAGAAGCCCGCGTCGTGAACCTGGACACCCTGCGCAAGACCATCGCCAGGCACATGATCCTCAGCAAGCAGGTGTCCCCCCACGTGACCTCCGTGTCGGAAGTCGACATGACCCACGTCGTCCGCTACCGGGACGAGGCCAGGGAGCGGTTCCAGCAGAAGACCGGCATCCGGCTGACGCTGACCCCGTTCTTCATCACCGCCATCGTCGACGCCCTGCGGGCGAACCCCATGCTGAACGCCACGATGGACGGCGACCGGGTGTTGCAGTGGAAGCACGTGAACATGGGGCTGGCGGTCGGACTGGAAAAGGGCGTCGTCGTACCGGTGATCCGCCACGCCGACGAGATGGACTTCTCGGAAATCGCCGCGGCGGCCCACGACCTGGCCAAGCGGGCCCATGACCGCAAGCTGACCCCGGACGACCTGCAGGGCAGCACGTTCACCCTGACGAACCCGGGCATGTGGGCTACCCTTTTCGGCACGCCGATCATCAATCAGCCCGAGGCGGGCATCATCGCCACCGGAAGCGTCAAGAAGCAGGTCGTCGTGCAGGCGGACGATTCACTGGCCATCCGGTCCATGATGTTCCTGAGCCTGTCCTTCGACCACCGGTTCATCGACGGCCTCAACGCGGCCCGGTTCATCCGGGACATCACGCAGAACCTGGAGTCCTTCGATACCGACCGGGTCGGAGTCTGA
- a CDS encoding DUF72 domain-containing protein, protein MTPEPGSLHIGTMGWTYRDWHGSFYPHDADRKVLLQHYARVFDALEIDSTFHFIPRPEVVTSWHDRTPGTFRFTAKLPGEITHERGLVDTEDLLTPFLASMALLGERLGCVLVQLPPGFRCNEETFSRVGSFLKLLPASDFRFAFEFRHGSWIKAEVFDLLRTHGVAWTLQDHPRIMPIVPEITADFTYIRWMGNTEDPRIGHFRESVVDRTQDLIKWAERLKCDILPRVDTLYGFFNNYYSGHSPTDCNRMKRLLGLDTATPDFDRQLSLF, encoded by the coding sequence ATGACGCCCGAACCCGGCTCCCTGCATATCGGTACGATGGGATGGACCTACAGGGACTGGCACGGATCCTTCTACCCCCACGACGCCGACCGCAAAGTCCTCCTGCAGCACTACGCCCGGGTCTTCGACGCCCTCGAAATAGACAGTACCTTCCACTTCATCCCCAGGCCGGAGGTGGTGACGTCCTGGCACGACCGCACCCCGGGGACGTTCCGCTTCACGGCCAAACTTCCCGGCGAGATCACCCATGAACGGGGGCTGGTGGACACGGAGGACCTGTTGACCCCGTTCCTGGCCAGCATGGCCCTTCTGGGGGAGCGTCTCGGCTGCGTGCTCGTTCAGCTTCCTCCCGGATTCCGGTGCAACGAAGAGACGTTCAGCCGGGTGGGATCATTCCTGAAACTGTTGCCCGCCAGCGACTTCCGCTTCGCCTTCGAGTTCAGGCACGGGTCATGGATCAAGGCGGAGGTGTTCGACCTGCTCCGGACGCACGGCGTGGCCTGGACCCTGCAGGACCATCCCAGAATCATGCCGATCGTGCCCGAGATCACCGCGGATTTCACCTATATCCGGTGGATGGGCAATACGGAAGACCCGCGCATCGGCCATTTCCGCGAATCCGTCGTGGACCGCACCCAGGATCTCATCAAGTGGGCGGAACGGCTGAAGTGCGACATCCTCCCCCGGGTCGACACGCTGTACGGGTTCTTCAACAACTACTATTCCGGCCATTCACCCACCGACTGCAACCGGATGAAACGGCTGCTCGGACTGGATACGGCCACCCCCGATTTCGACCGTCAGTTGAGCCTGTTCTGA